TGGCGGGGTGGGGTTCTTTCTTATTTTTGATTTATGCAAGAGGTCTAATAAAGATTCTTTGCGGCGTAATATGAAGCGACTTGTAGGCAATTCTACATCGATTTGTAACTTGTCTGCTAATCCTCGCCGCCAAAGTGCTTGAGCGATCGCCTTTTGTGACCAGAGGATTTGTTCTGTTCTCCTGGTGACAGACATGCTTTGAGAATGATTTCGGTAGAAATAGAGTGGCTCTTTGACTCGGCGTACTTGGGCTACTTCTGAAAGTCGCAGACATAGGTCATAATCATAGGCACAGCAAGAGAACGATTCGTTAACACCTCCCACTCGGTCATAAACCGATCGCCGCATCAAGCGGAAGTGGAAAGTCATGAAATCTACCAACAAACCTGATTGAGAGTAAGGAATGTCACAGCGATGACCATAACCGATAACTTTGCCGTTTGGATCGATATTTAAGTAGTCGGTGTAAACAAATCCCGTTTCTGGATGTCTATTGAGGACTGTAGCGGTTTGAGCAAGAGCTGTGGGGGCAAGGATATCATCATTGTCTAATATACCGACGTAAGTGCCGCTAGTTTGGCCGATCGCTGCCTTACAAGCCGCAGCAACTCCTTGATTGTCTGCTTCCACCACCCGCACTCGCCCATCTTTTTGAGCATAAGCGTGAGCGATCACCACTGATCCGTCTGTAGAGCCATTATCCCAAATCAATAACTCAAAGTTTTGCCATGTCTGCGTTAAGACGCTAGCGATCGCTTCTTGAAGGTAAGACTCCCGGTTGTAATTGACGATGACAATGGAAATCAGTGGTGACATCGAAGTTTTCCCAAGTTTTCTACCTGTTACCACAATATAATGCTAAGGACTATCACTTAGAATAATTCGCTGTTAATTATAGTTTTAGTTACAAATCTTTTGAAATTTGAATATCAAAAATATGATATTCAAATATTCATACAGCCATAGCATACTCCAAAATCAAAATCAGCCCAGTCGTTAAATAAGGCACTCCCCTGAAGAGAAATGAGAAAAGAAACAGAAACTTGTGTTCAGCCTAGAGCAACGACTCAGCAAAGAATTGTCTATTTATCTCATCAGTTAGACACTTGGCGGAGTTTGGCAATTACTAAATGCAGTAAGCACAGTTTCAGTTTTCGGTGCGGCTTGTTAATTCTGCCTGCGGTCTGGATTGTAACTGCAAATGGACTGAGAGCTAGAGCTAATATTTTTACACCTGACTCAATTCAAAATAGCAGTCAGTCAGAGTTACAAATAGTACAAGAAAGAGAAGCTACTCCAGCAACTAACCCACAACCAGAGATACCACAACGCATTCGGGTTCGGAAAATTCAGGTTGTAGGTAGCACAGTTTTTCAGGAAAATGATTTTAATCTAGTAGTGAAACCGTTTGAAGAACGGGACTTAACTTTAGAAGAAATCAGACAAGCCGCCGATGCCGTTACTCAGCTTTACCTAAATAAAGGGTATATAAATTCCAGAGCAATTCCAGAAACTCAAAAATCTAGTACCGCAAATGGTGTTGTGGTAATTCGGGTGTTGGAAGGGCGTTTGACAGAGATTAATATCGAAGGGACGCGGCGATTAAACCCATCTTATATTCGTAGTCGCATCCAATTAGGTGCTGGTATTCCTCTCAATACTGGTAAGCTCGAAGAACAGTTGAAATTGTTGCGACTCGATCCCCTATTTACAAATGTGGAAGCGAGTTTGCGTCCAACGGGTAAGGTTGGTCAAAGTATTCTCGTTGTCAGAGTTGAAGAGGCAAACCCTTTAACTGGTAGCTTGGGTGTAGATAATTATTCGCCTCCCAGTATTGGGGCGGAAAGATTGGGTGTTGAATTGCGATCGCGCAATTTAACCGGTATGGGAGATGAGTTAGCTGGCTCTTATTACCATACACTCTCTGGTGGTTCCGATGTCTTTGATTTTAGTTATCAAGTCCCCGTGAACGCTATGAACGGCAAAGTGCAGATTCGAGCCGCATTTAATCGCAACGAAATTACTGAGCCACCCTTTGATGCCTTTGACATTCGGGCAAACCAGGATCTTTATGAAATCAATTATCGTCAGCCATTGATCCGATCGCCTAGAGTTGAATTTGCCCTATCTTTAGGATTTACCTATCAAGATGGTCAAACCTTCCTTTTTGATAACCTCGCAACCCCCTTTGGTATTGGGCCTGATGCCAATGGCGTTAGCCGCACCAGTGTAATTAAATTTGGTCAAGATTATATCAAGCGCGAACCTCAAGGAGCTTGGTTTTTGCGATCGCAATTTAATTTTGGCGTTGATATATTAAATGCAACTATCAACAATGATCCCATACCCGATGGTCGCTTTTTTAGTTGGCTAGGTCAAATACAGCGCGTGCAGCAACTCAGCAACGATCATCTATTGCTGATTCAAGCAGACTTACAGCTTACACCAGATAGCCTTTTACCTTCCCAGCAATTTGTAATTGGCGGTGGACAATCGGTAAGGGGATATCGCCAAAATATCCGTTCTGGGGATAATGGATTTCGGGTAGCGATCGAAGATCGGTTTACAGTGCAGCGTAATGAATCTGGATTATCGACAATTCAACTTGCGCCATTTGTGGACATGGGAGCCGTTTGGAATCAGTCTGATAATCCCAATCCGCTACCAAATCAAACTTTTTTAGTGGGCGCAGGCTTAGGATTATTGTGGAATCAGGCAATGGGAATTGATAATCTCTTTTTGCGCCTCGATTATGGATTTCCATTTATCGATCTGAGCGATCGTGGTAATAACGCTCAGGATGATGGCTTTTACTTTAGCCTTCGCTATCAACCCTAACTAAAGCCTATGGTAATCATAACTAATTCTGCGGACATGATATTACTTACTACTTTTAGTGTTTTCCGCAAAAAACAGGTCATTTTACTTATTCCTTTTGGTAGATAAGGTGCTTAATTCAGTATTTTCCACAGTTAATTACCTATTCTTCTGCTTTATCCTAATATTGAACTAAAAAATTAACTTCTTTCTTCAGGAATTTGAATTTTATCCTGTGTATATACACAAAGGGAAAAGTTTTAGTTTATAAATTTAAGAAGGAAAGAATTATAAGAGAAAACTTATGACGCAACCTAACTCGCAAGACAAAAACAGCTTGCTTTACCCTCGTAGTCGGTATTATGGTAAATTTCAGCCAGAGAATTTAGTGTTTAATGCCAACCTTCAAGAATTCTCTCAAAAAATTAGTTACATCACTTGCCTAGAGACAGGGGGTAAATTGTCTCAGGAAGAGGCTTACCAGCAAATTAAGTCTCTCTGGAAAGAGTTGAAACATAGCAAAAAACAACTCTCTATTGGCGGAAATCGGGAAATTTAAACTAATGTGAAGGAGGTATTGGTAATTTTTTTAAATCTAGTGCAAAAATACTTGAGCCGCCCAGAAAGTGATTTTAGGGCGGTTTTTTGGCTTTTGCAAGAAGTATCTTTTTCGTAATGTTAATTCTAGTTCTTACAAGTAATATCATGTCCGCTTGATTACTTACTAAACCCCAAGAACCCCACCCCGCCAAAGCTGCGCTTTGTCTCCCCTCCCCGCAAGCGGGGAGGGGGGTGGGGTGCAATGACTGTGGTTAGCATAACTAATTATGCGGACATGATATAATACCAGTTCTGTTATGTCATGTTCAGGACTTACGCAAAATCATGAAAAAACGAACCGCAGAGGACACGGAGAAATAAGAGTTTCAGAGAGTTATTGCGTAAGTCCTAATGTTAATTTTAGTAGTTGAGGATACAATAAGGGATTTCCAAGAAATAAACTATACAATCTTGTGGGGTGGGCAACATGAGCGCCCGTAATCAAGGGCTATCGTGTCGCCCACCCCACAATAAATAATTGGATATTTTTTTATTTGGAAGTCCCTAAGTCTTTGGGCTTTTCTTAGTGCCATTCGCTAAGGCTACGGTGTACACACAAGTACTTTCGTCCGTTATGCAAGAGGTTTATTGTAGAGACGGCGATTCATCGCGTTTGTGTTTACAAAAGTATCTCTTAAAAAATCCGAAAAGCAACAACTTTATTTTGTAGCTTATGATGTACCTACAAAAATGAGATTTAGCGATCGCAATCAAATTTTTCAACAGGAGTTAAGCTATGGCGCAGCGATTGACTCAAGAGCAATTATCACAAATAGTTACAGAAGTAGAAGGTCTGCAATTGCGTCGGGAAGCGGAACTAGACCA
This portion of the Nostoc sp. GT001 genome encodes:
- a CDS encoding ShlB/FhaC/HecB family hemolysin secretion/activation protein, which codes for MRKETETCVQPRATTQQRIVYLSHQLDTWRSLAITKCSKHSFSFRCGLLILPAVWIVTANGLRARANIFTPDSIQNSSQSELQIVQEREATPATNPQPEIPQRIRVRKIQVVGSTVFQENDFNLVVKPFEERDLTLEEIRQAADAVTQLYLNKGYINSRAIPETQKSSTANGVVVIRVLEGRLTEINIEGTRRLNPSYIRSRIQLGAGIPLNTGKLEEQLKLLRLDPLFTNVEASLRPTGKVGQSILVVRVEEANPLTGSLGVDNYSPPSIGAERLGVELRSRNLTGMGDELAGSYYHTLSGGSDVFDFSYQVPVNAMNGKVQIRAAFNRNEITEPPFDAFDIRANQDLYEINYRQPLIRSPRVEFALSLGFTYQDGQTFLFDNLATPFGIGPDANGVSRTSVIKFGQDYIKREPQGAWFLRSQFNFGVDILNATINNDPIPDGRFFSWLGQIQRVQQLSNDHLLLIQADLQLTPDSLLPSQQFVIGGGQSVRGYRQNIRSGDNGFRVAIEDRFTVQRNESGLSTIQLAPFVDMGAVWNQSDNPNPLPNQTFLVGAGLGLLWNQAMGIDNLFLRLDYGFPFIDLSDRGNNAQDDGFYFSLRYQP